From Psychrobacillus sp. FSL K6-2836, a single genomic window includes:
- a CDS encoding MBL fold metallo-hydrolase: MECRVIGMWGGFPKKNGPCSGYLIQHEGFSLLIDCGSGVLTELQNYIDLNDINHAILTHYHYDHFSDIGAYLFSRLVNTQLGRAVEELCVYGPEDEGMQEQVEAVAYSRFTSFNEKSQLEIGPFTCKFMRNIHPVETYSIKIVCEGKSIVFTSDTSFNQDLVSLAANCDLLITECSLYEGMDGACSGHMTSEHAGILAYQSKAKRVLLTHLPHYGDLNDLVVSAKKQGNPNIELAESGMLIEL; the protein is encoded by the coding sequence ATGGAGTGTAGAGTAATTGGTATGTGGGGTGGATTTCCTAAAAAAAATGGTCCTTGTTCGGGGTATTTAATTCAACATGAAGGATTTTCATTATTAATTGATTGCGGTAGCGGTGTCTTAACGGAATTACAAAATTATATAGATTTAAATGATATAAATCATGCCATTTTAACTCATTATCATTATGATCATTTCAGTGATATTGGAGCGTATTTATTCTCAAGACTGGTGAATACACAGTTAGGTAGAGCAGTGGAAGAATTATGTGTATATGGTCCAGAAGACGAGGGGATGCAAGAGCAGGTGGAGGCTGTTGCTTATTCCCGATTTACTTCATTTAACGAAAAGAGCCAGTTAGAAATCGGACCGTTCACCTGTAAATTTATGAGAAATATTCATCCAGTAGAAACGTATAGCATAAAAATTGTATGTGAGGGTAAAAGTATTGTTTTTACGTCAGATACTAGCTTTAATCAGGATTTAGTTTCACTTGCAGCCAATTGCGATCTGCTTATTACTGAATGTAGCTTGTATGAAGGAATGGACGGAGCATGCTCGGGACATATGACGTCCGAGCATGCAGGAATACTAGCATATCAATCCAAAGCAAAAAGGGTGTTATTAACACATCTTCCACACTACGGTGATTTAAACGATTTAGTAGTTAGTGCGAAAAAACAGGGTAATCCAAACATTGAATTAGCAGAATCAGGGATGTTAATAGAATTATAA
- a CDS encoding ankyrin repeat domain-containing protein, with protein sequence MNVGEDETMQEQLFEAVEGKEFDTVRELLANGVDIDAQDGQGRTALMIATYAYDVDMVKILIDEGANVDIQDDMLNNPFLYAGAEGYMDILKLMIAAGADPTITNRYGGVALIPASEHGYVEIVEELLTKTKTDVNHVNNLGWTALLEAIILNDGSEKQQQTIRLLIEHGADVNLADKDGVTPLAHDSEKQFKEIEEILLESGAK encoded by the coding sequence ATGAATGTAGGAGAGGATGAGACGATGCAGGAGCAATTATTCGAGGCCGTGGAAGGCAAAGAGTTTGATACAGTTAGAGAGTTACTGGCTAACGGAGTAGATATTGACGCGCAGGATGGTCAGGGTAGGACGGCGTTAATGATTGCTACTTACGCTTATGACGTAGACATGGTAAAGATATTAATCGACGAAGGTGCAAATGTGGATATTCAGGATGATATGCTTAATAATCCATTTTTATATGCGGGAGCAGAAGGGTATATGGACATCTTAAAGCTAATGATTGCAGCTGGGGCTGACCCAACTATTACGAATCGATATGGTGGAGTTGCACTTATCCCCGCTTCTGAGCACGGGTATGTAGAGATAGTGGAAGAGCTTTTAACGAAAACAAAAACTGACGTTAATCATGTGAATAATCTAGGGTGGACTGCTTTGCTAGAGGCAATAATTTTAAATGATGGATCTGAAAAACAGCAGCAAACGATTCGTTTATTAATCGAGCACGGAGCAGACGTAAATCTTGCGGATAAGGATGGAGTAACTCCGCTAGCGCATGATAGTGAAAAACAGTTTAAAGAGATTGAAGAGATTTTGTTGGAGTCTGGGGCTAAATAA
- a CDS encoding nucleoside triphosphate pyrophosphohydrolase, which yields MPFFNKLVRDLIPQVIENSGSKFTTRTLDPSEHLTEIKKKLYEEVQEFQKTMNHQDALEELADILELIHAALPIHEATYEDLEKIRIAKKEKRGGFEEGIYLIEVEDE from the coding sequence ATGCCATTCTTCAACAAACTAGTACGCGATCTAATCCCACAGGTCATCGAAAACTCAGGTAGCAAATTCACCACACGCACACTAGATCCTTCTGAACACTTAACAGAAATAAAGAAAAAGCTATATGAAGAAGTACAGGAATTCCAAAAAACTATGAACCACCAAGATGCCCTAGAGGAACTAGCCGACATTTTGGAGTTGATTCACGCTGCCCTTCCTATTCACGAAGCAACTTATGAAGATCTAGAGAAAATTCGCATTGCAAAGAAAGAAAAACGCGGTGGATTTGAGGAAGGAATTTATTTGATAGAGGTTGAGGATGAGTAA
- a CDS encoding LysR family transcriptional regulator, protein MDLKQLTYFVTIVDQKSFSKAAQKLHISQPSLSNAIKILESDLGFQILDRNTRNIELTETGAILYSKAVQLLLEMDKVKKEMDEVKHIGSGEIQLGMIESVKHWIPKVILQYNDDFPNMRIKLTEVLSGDDVKNSLRNYKTHAIITNQFIEENDIETIPLYNEKLVLVLHESNPLTNYSSVTLKDLVGEPFIISSEGFQTREDVLNAFEVEDIIPTIKYEIERFETALSLVREGIGITLIPENYLQALPDKAIVKKSIDSPSLNRTVYLTYLKNRYVSPAIHTFINKTKLFFS, encoded by the coding sequence ATGGATTTAAAGCAGCTTACGTATTTTGTGACAATTGTCGACCAAAAGAGCTTTTCTAAAGCCGCACAAAAACTACATATATCTCAACCATCACTTAGTAATGCCATAAAAATTTTAGAAAGTGATTTAGGCTTTCAAATTCTTGATCGTAATACGAGAAATATTGAATTAACTGAGACAGGCGCTATTTTATATAGTAAAGCAGTTCAGCTTTTATTAGAGATGGATAAGGTAAAAAAAGAAATGGATGAAGTAAAGCATATAGGAAGTGGGGAGATACAGCTTGGAATGATTGAATCAGTAAAGCATTGGATTCCAAAGGTAATTCTTCAATACAATGATGATTTTCCCAATATGCGCATAAAATTAACCGAAGTTCTAAGTGGAGATGATGTAAAAAATTCGTTACGAAATTACAAGACACATGCCATCATAACCAATCAATTTATAGAAGAGAACGATATCGAAACCATTCCTTTGTATAATGAAAAACTTGTATTAGTGCTTCATGAAAGTAATCCGTTGACGAATTATTCATCAGTAACATTAAAAGACCTAGTTGGAGAGCCGTTCATTATTAGCAGTGAGGGGTTTCAGACAAGAGAAGATGTGTTGAATGCTTTTGAAGTGGAAGATATAATTCCAACTATAAAGTATGAGATTGAGCGTTTTGAAACAGCATTAAGCTTAGTGCGAGAAGGCATCGGAATCACACTAATTCCAGAAAACTATCTACAAGCTCTTCCAGATAAAGCAATTGTAAAAAAATCTATCGATTCACCTTCACTGAATAGAACTGTCTATTTAACCTACTTAAAAAACCGGTATGTATCACCTGCCATCCATACATTTATAAATAAGACAAAGCTGTTTTTTAGCTGA
- the splB gene encoding spore photoproduct lyase translates to MNKPFVPQLVYFEPNALDYPLGKELKEKFEKMGIETRFTTSHNQIRDLPGETDAQKYRIAKSTLVVGIRKTLKFDTSKPSAEYAIPLATGCMGHCHYCYLQTTMGSKPYIRTYVNVEEIFEAADRYIEERAPEITRFEAACTSDIVGIDHLTHSLKRAIEHIGQTELGRLRFVTKFHFVDHLLDAKHNGNTRFRFSINADYVIKNFEPGTSPLDKRIEAAGKVARAGYPLGFIVAPIYLHDGWEEGYRHMFERLDEELPQDARDDITFEFIQHRFTKPAKKVIEKNYPKSKLELNEEERRYKWGKYGIGKYIYQKDEEDEIKSHLYGYMEKYFPNAKLEYFT, encoded by the coding sequence ATGAATAAACCCTTCGTACCGCAACTTGTTTATTTTGAACCGAATGCACTTGATTATCCGCTTGGAAAAGAACTGAAGGAAAAGTTCGAGAAAATGGGAATTGAAACGCGCTTTACAACCTCACATAATCAAATTCGGGATTTGCCGGGTGAAACGGACGCTCAAAAATACCGTATCGCAAAATCCACCTTAGTTGTTGGTATTCGAAAAACATTAAAATTCGATACCTCCAAACCTTCAGCCGAATATGCAATCCCCCTTGCGACAGGATGTATGGGGCATTGTCATTATTGTTATTTGCAAACGACGATGGGCAGCAAACCGTATATTCGAACTTACGTAAACGTGGAGGAGATTTTTGAAGCGGCTGATCGCTACATCGAAGAACGTGCACCTGAGATTACCCGGTTCGAAGCTGCGTGTACATCCGATATTGTGGGAATTGACCATTTGACGCATTCCTTAAAAAGAGCAATTGAACATATTGGTCAAACAGAACTAGGTAGGCTACGTTTTGTGACGAAGTTTCATTTTGTTGACCATTTACTGGATGCCAAGCATAATGGCAATACTCGATTCCGGTTTAGCATAAACGCTGACTATGTCATAAAAAATTTCGAGCCCGGCACTTCTCCTCTAGATAAAAGAATCGAGGCTGCAGGGAAAGTGGCAAGAGCTGGCTACCCACTAGGCTTTATCGTTGCTCCCATTTATCTTCATGATGGCTGGGAGGAAGGCTACCGCCACATGTTTGAAAGACTGGACGAGGAATTACCACAAGATGCAAGAGATGATATTACATTTGAATTCATTCAACATCGTTTTACGAAGCCCGCGAAAAAAGTGATTGAAAAGAACTATCCGAAGTCAAAATTAGAGTTAAATGAAGAAGAGAGACGCTACAAATGGGGCAAGTATGGCATTGGTAAGTATATTTATCAAAAGGATGAAGAGGATGAAATAAAATCTCATCTATACGGCTATATGGAAAAGTACTTTCCGAATGCGAAGTTAGAGTACTTTACTTGA
- a CDS encoding putative holin-like toxin, with the protein MTTYEAISLLIQLSAVILAAFSIVVTLIIFFAKKK; encoded by the coding sequence GTGACCACATACGAAGCAATCAGCTTGTTAATACAGCTAAGTGCTGTAATTTTAGCAGCTTTTTCAATCGTTGTGACATTGATTATTTTCTTTGCTAAAAAGAAATAA
- a CDS encoding TerD family protein — MQIQRGQKVKLENITQLECFVRWSTPKKQMELDISSFLLQASNRCVKDEHFIFYGQPNSPDKSVSYAKQTSLDGSITIQLNAVPETIEKIAIALTIHEGDAQNLRFQEVDNLELIIRDAITGNILYSYSFGDDLQQETAIVVGELYRHQGQWKFNVIGSGFNGGLEALCLNYGLEIEESASGIQDDIPLPPPVEEPIKQKPNLEKMNINLKKKESISIAKSNKIVATLEWANPKKDLDLYCFYVLKNGDTGKVYYRSMGNANREPFITLDGDSRVAGKETIVIHDPTQLKYVLFASYSAVSNGFGSFKSMKAQAVVDNQLGQRITSPLYEKNHFAYWVAIAHIDFTDAENINVSHVERYSKSGSERSPELYVDGLFEMDRGVIEFKK; from the coding sequence ATGCAGATACAACGTGGACAGAAGGTTAAATTAGAAAATATAACCCAACTCGAATGTTTTGTTCGATGGTCGACACCAAAAAAACAAATGGAATTAGATATTTCTTCCTTTTTATTGCAAGCTAGCAATCGCTGTGTAAAAGATGAACATTTTATCTTTTATGGCCAACCGAATAGTCCAGATAAATCAGTTAGCTATGCAAAACAAACATCATTAGATGGTTCGATTACTATCCAATTGAATGCAGTGCCAGAAACAATTGAAAAAATAGCTATTGCCTTGACTATTCATGAAGGGGACGCACAAAATTTGCGCTTTCAAGAAGTAGATAACTTAGAGCTTATTATAAGAGATGCTATAACAGGAAATATTTTATACTCTTATTCGTTTGGTGATGACTTACAACAGGAGACAGCGATAGTTGTTGGTGAGCTGTATAGGCATCAAGGACAGTGGAAATTTAATGTGATAGGTAGTGGATTTAATGGAGGGTTGGAGGCACTATGCTTAAATTATGGTTTAGAGATTGAAGAAAGCGCAAGTGGTATACAGGATGATATTCCTCTTCCCCCTCCTGTTGAAGAACCTATTAAACAAAAGCCAAACCTCGAGAAGATGAATATTAATCTGAAGAAAAAGGAATCAATATCTATCGCTAAGTCCAATAAAATTGTAGCGACTTTGGAGTGGGCGAACCCTAAAAAAGATTTGGATTTATATTGCTTTTATGTATTGAAAAATGGCGATACCGGAAAGGTTTACTATCGTTCAATGGGGAATGCAAATCGTGAGCCTTTTATTACTCTCGATGGTGATAGTCGAGTGGCAGGGAAAGAAACCATTGTGATTCATGATCCTACCCAATTGAAATATGTATTGTTTGCATCTTATAGTGCAGTTAGCAATGGCTTTGGCAGTTTTAAAAGTATGAAGGCGCAAGCAGTCGTTGATAACCAACTGGGGCAACGGATAACTAGCCCATTATATGAGAAAAACCATTTTGCCTACTGGGTAGCTATTGCGCATATTGATTTTACAGATGCGGAGAATATTAATGTCAGTCATGTTGAAAGGTACTCAAAATCTGGTTCTGAACGTTCTCCTGAGCTATATGTTGATGGTTTATTTGAGATGGATCGTGGAGTAATAGAATTTAAAAAGTAA